In one Corallococcus sp. EGB genomic region, the following are encoded:
- a CDS encoding DUF1285 domain-containing protein, which translates to MQPPTGQPPPGKRWHTREDSGIRLDAALRWWHDDEPIEHPKIIELFNASLVLDEDGRYQLRIAPDWCYVQVEDAAYEVRTVDVTPDERVSLRLSDRTAEALDLKSLQLTPDGVLTCRVKQGRAKARFSRDAQYQFGELLEEGPGGHLVLRAGQSQWELPLSLDALQAAT; encoded by the coding sequence ATGCAACCTCCCACGGGTCAGCCACCACCAGGCAAGCGTTGGCACACGCGTGAGGACAGCGGCATCCGCCTGGATGCGGCGTTGCGCTGGTGGCACGACGACGAGCCCATCGAGCATCCGAAAATCATCGAGCTCTTCAACGCCTCGCTGGTCCTGGACGAGGACGGGCGCTACCAACTGCGCATCGCTCCGGACTGGTGCTACGTCCAGGTAGAGGACGCGGCCTACGAGGTCCGCACCGTGGACGTCACCCCGGACGAACGTGTGTCCCTGCGCCTGAGCGACCGGACCGCCGAAGCCCTGGACCTGAAGTCGCTCCAGCTCACGCCGGACGGAGTCCTCACGTGCCGCGTGAAGCAGGGCAGGGCGAAGGCCCGCTTCTCCCGCGATGCGCAGTACCAGTTCGGTGAGCTGCTGGAGGAGGGCCCCGGAGGGCACCTGGTTTTGCGCGCGGGCCAAAGCCAATGGGAACTCCCTCTCTCGCTGGATGCGCTCCAGGCCGCGACCTAG
- the recA gene encoding recombinase RecA: MSRLTEKLKAVAAAVASIEKQFGRGAVMTLGADAPEQKVAVIPSGSVGLDRALGVGGYPRGRVVELFGNESSGKTTLTLHAIAQVQSVGGVAAFIDAEHALDLSYARKLGVRTEELLVAQPDTGEQALEITEQLVRSGAVDLIVVDSVAALVPRAEIEGEMGDAHMGVQARLMSQALRKLTGAVSRSGTCIIFINQVRMKIGVMFGNPETTTGGNALKFYASVRMEIRRTGNLKEGDSVVGSRARVKVVKNKLAPPFQEAEFDVLYGTGIHRAAEVLDLAVSAGMVEKSGSHFSLRGERIGQGRERACEWLREHPDVLEALARDLVGAPSPSAQPSSAEAA, encoded by the coding sequence ATGAGCAGGCTGACGGAGAAGCTGAAGGCAGTGGCGGCAGCGGTGGCGTCCATCGAGAAACAGTTCGGCCGGGGCGCGGTGATGACGCTCGGCGCGGACGCACCGGAGCAGAAGGTGGCGGTCATCCCCTCGGGCTCGGTGGGGTTGGACCGGGCCCTGGGCGTGGGGGGCTATCCGCGAGGGCGTGTGGTGGAGCTGTTCGGCAATGAGTCCTCCGGCAAGACGACGCTCACCTTGCATGCGATTGCGCAGGTGCAGTCCGTGGGAGGCGTCGCGGCCTTCATCGACGCGGAGCACGCCCTGGACCTGTCCTACGCACGCAAGCTGGGGGTGCGGACGGAGGAACTGCTCGTGGCTCAGCCGGACACCGGGGAGCAGGCGCTTGAAATCACCGAGCAGCTCGTGCGCTCGGGCGCCGTGGACCTCATCGTGGTGGACTCGGTGGCGGCGCTGGTCCCCCGCGCGGAGATTGAAGGAGAGATGGGAGACGCGCACATGGGTGTCCAGGCCCGGCTGATGAGCCAGGCGCTGCGGAAGCTCACGGGCGCCGTGAGCCGCTCCGGCACCTGCATCATCTTCATCAACCAGGTCCGCATGAAGATTGGCGTGATGTTCGGCAACCCGGAGACGACGACGGGCGGCAACGCGCTGAAGTTCTACGCGTCGGTGCGGATGGAGATCCGCCGCACGGGCAACCTCAAGGAGGGCGACTCGGTGGTGGGCTCACGGGCGCGCGTGAAGGTGGTGAAGAACAAGCTGGCGCCCCCATTCCAGGAGGCGGAGTTCGACGTGCTCTATGGGACGGGCATCCACCGCGCCGCCGAGGTGCTCGACCTGGCCGTAAGCGCGGGCATGGTGGAGAAGTCGGGCAGCCACTTCAGCCTGCGGGGTGAGCGCATCGGCCAGGGCCGTGAGCGGGCGTGCGAATGGCTGCGTGAGCACCCGGACGTCCTGGAGGCGCTTGCCCGCGACCTGGTGGGCGCCCCCTCACCGTCCGCGCAGCCCTCGTCGGCCGAGGCCGCCTAG